GGCACCGCCTACCTCCGCGGCTTCCGGTACGCCCTGGCGCAGGACTACACCTATATCTGCGAGATGGACGCCGACCTCTCCCACGATCCCAATGACCTGCCGCGCCTCATCGCGCCGGTACGAGAGGGAGAGGTAGACCTCGCCATCGGGTCGCGGTACGTGGAAGGGGTCCGCGTGATCAACTGGCCGCTCTCCCGGCTCGTCCTCTCCTACGGGGCCGGCGTCTACACCCGTGCCATTACCCGCCTGCCCCTCTTGGACGTGACCGCCGGGTTCAAGTGCTTCCACCGGCGCGTGCTGGAGACCCTGCCGCTCGACCACGTCAACTCCGACGGGTACGCCTTTCAGGTCGAGATGCACTACCGTACCTGGCGGGCAGGCTTCCAGTTTAAGGAAGTGCCGGTCGTCTTCACGGAGCGGACCGAGGGCCAGTCGAAGATGCGACGCGAAATCGTGGCGGAGGCGGCCCTGAAGGTGTGGGAGCTGCGGCTCCAGGATCTCCTCGGACGACTGTAGCACGCGGTCGACGGGGCCTACGCGCTTCCTCGTTTTTTCGGTTTCCTGGTGGCGGGAGTCGCCACTGCGTTTTACTTTAGAACATTGAGCCACGTCTGCCGCTTCCGTTTGTTCATCTTCTCTCGTTCAACAACTTGACCCAACCATGAGCACCTCCGGCGAACGCATCACACGAGAGGGCGACGCCCTTCACGTCCCCGACGTCCCCGTTATCCCTTACATCGAAGGCGACGGCGTGGGGGCCGACATCTGGGCCGCGACCCGTCCGGTGTTCGACGCCGCCGTGGAGACGGCCTACGACGGCGAGCGCGCCGTCGAGTGGACCGAAGTCTTGGCCGGCGAGAAGGCCAAGGAGCACACCGGTGAGCTTCTCCCCGAAAACACAGTGGAGACCATCCGCGAGCACCGCGTCGCCATCAAGGGCCCCCTCACGACCCCCGTGGGCGCCGGCTTCCGGTCGCTGAACGTCGCCCTGCGCCAGAAGCTGGACCTCTACGCCAACGTCCGCCCTACCTACTACATCGACGGCGTGCCCTCGCCGATGAAAAATCCGGAGCAGATGGACATGGTCACGTTCCGGGAAAACACCGAGGACGTGTACGCCGGCATCGAGTGGGAGGCCGAGACCGAGGGCGCAGAGCAGGTTCGAGCATTCGTCGAGGAGCAGATGGGCTTCGACGACACCATCCACGATGGCCCGGTCGGGATCGGGATCAAGCCGATCACGGAGTTCGGAACCAAGCGACTCGTCCGCGAGGCTATCGACTACGCCCTGGAGTCCGACGGGCACCAGTTTGTCACCCTCGTCCACAAGGGCAACATCATGAAGTTTACCGAGGGCGCCTTCCGCGACTGGGGCTACGAGGTGGCCGAGTCGGAGTACGGCGACGAGGTGATCACCGAAGACACGCTCTGGGAGGAGCGCGACGGCGACCCGCCCGAGGATGCGGTCGTGGTCAACGACCGGATCGCCGACAACATGCTGCAGCAGGTGCAGACGCGGACCGACCAGTACGACGTGCTGGCGATGCCGAACCTCAACGGCGACTACCTGTCGGACGCCTGCGGGGCCCAGATTGGCGGCCTCGGCGTGGCGCCGGGCGCCAACTTCGGCGACGCCGCCTGCCTGGCCGAGCCCGTTCACGGCTCCGCCAACAAATACGCCGGCCAGGACAAGGTCAACCCGTCCGCACTCATTCTTTCGGGCCGCCTCATGTTCGAGTACATGGGCTGGGAGGAGGCCTCCGAGGTCATTCTCGAGGGCCTGGCGAAAACGATCCAGCAGAAGCGCGTGACGTACGACTTCGAGCGCAACCTGGAGGATGCCGAGCTGCTCAAGTGCAGCGAGTTCGGGCAGGCCGTGGTGGACAACATGGGATAATCGTTCCGGACGCCCGGCTCCCCCACAGCGAAAGAGCGGCATCGTGGCCCCCACGGTGCCGTTTCTCTGTTCGCCCCTCACCGTCCAGTGCACCGCATCGGCTCATGGCCTTCTCGCTCTCCAGTCTTGCGCCCCGCCTTGCCGAACGCCTGGGCGGCCCGCTGCCGGGCCATGAGGCCCACCTCCGCATGGCGCCCCGGTATCCGGCCCGGCAGGCCGACCTCTCGGTGGACACGCGAGACTGTCGGGAGGCCGGGGTGCTGGTGCTCTTGCGTCCAGACGACGCGGCCCCCTGTGTGGTGCTGACGGTCCGGCGCGACCATCTTCCCGACCATGCCGGTCAAATTTCGTTTCCGGGGGGCCGGCGGGAACCCGACGAGTCGCTCTCGGGCACGGCCCTGCGGGAGGCGGAGGAAGAGATTGATCTGTCCCCGGCCTCCGTAGACGTGCTCGGCGCCCTGACGCCGCTCTTCATCCCGCCCTCCAACTTTTGCGTGCACCCGTTCGTGGGCCACGCTCCGTCCACCGCGTCCCTTCGCCCCACCGACGCGGAGGTTGGGCGGATTCTTCGGGTCCCCCTCGCTCATCTTCTGGACCCGGCCACCCGCACGACCGAGACGCGCCCCCTCAACGGGGCGGACGTGGACGTGCCGTACTACGACGTGGCCGGCCACACCGTGTGGGGGGCCACCGCCATGATGCTGGCCGAGTTCCTGGCCGTGGTGCGTGACGCGACGGGGGCGGCCGAGTAGCCCCCCTCCCTATTCGTTGCCGTCGGGATCCGATGCCGCCTCGGCCGCCACCAGCGAGCGCCAGCCCGCTGCCCCCCACTGCTCCGGCGCGTAGCGCTGAATCCACCGCCGGTCGACCCAGTGCTTGAGCCGAAGGAACCACGAGCGGGCCATCCACAGGGGGCCCGCCGTCCAGATGGCACGGCGCGCTCCGGTTGAGAGCACCAGCGGCGCGACTGGGTACGGGCGAAAGGCGGTCAGGGCCGACGCGACCGGGGCCGAGCCGTCCTCGGCGAGCCGACGCAGGGTGGTGTCGAGATTCGTCCGGAGATCCGGCCCCTGCTTCACGGCGTGCACGCCCACCTTGTCCAGATTCAACTCCGGAATGGTCCCGCAATCGCCGGCGGCGAAGATGCGGGGATGGGTGGGGGTGCGCAGGCGACGGGTTGTGTGCAGAAAGCCTCGCTCGTCCGTCGACAGCCCGCTTTCACGGAGCAGGGGCGGTGCGACGGCCCCGGTGCTCCAGAGCACCGCGTCGGGGTGGACCGTGTCGTGTTCGCCCGTGCCCGTCCGCATGTCTACCTGCGTGCGGTCTCCATCAGCTCCGCGGACCTGGCCGACCGTCGTCGCCGTCCGGATGGTCGCGCCTCGTTCTCGGAGCAGCCGGGCTGCGTAGGCGCGCATGCCTTCGGGAAATCCCGGCAGAATCCTCCCCGACTGCTCAACAACCGTCAGCGAGAGATCCGCCGTCCGGCCGGCCCCGGCGAACCGTCCCGTGATGTTGAGGGCCACCTCTACTCCGGCCGCACCGCCCCCCACGATCGTCAGGCCCAGGGTCTCCGTCGGGGCGTCGAGCACCTGTTTCAAGTGAGGACTGAGGGCGCGGATGCGATAGATCGGCTTCGTGCCCACCGCAGCGTCGGGCAGGGCCGGGTTCACCCCTCCGACATCGATCGCCAGCACGTCGTAGGGGATGGTCTCCCCCTCATCCGTCGTGACCACGCGGGCCTCCGGGTCGAGGGCGGTGGCCCGCGCCGTCACGTGCGTGGCACCTGCCCTATGGGCCAGCCTTCGCAGATCAACGCGAATATCGTCGACCGCGTACACCCCGCCCAGGTGCTCCGGCACCATGCCCGAGTAGTAGAGCCAGCGTTGGGGATCGATGAGGGTCACTTTGATCCCTGCATCGGTCCAGTCCTGGGCGTGGGCGAGACTGGGCAGCATGGCGTGCCCTCCCCCGACAAGAACGATATGCAACGGCTCGGTCATCGGACTGCGATCCATCAAACATGAGAGTGGAGAGTGCTCGCGGCCAGGCGCACCGTCGGCAGGCAACCCCTCCATCAGCTGCGCTGCTCACGCCGCGTCGAGAGGCCGAGGGGGAAGTACAAGGGACACGTTCCGACGAAACTCGTCAGGAGAAACGCCACGGCCCCAGCGCCGAGAACGAGTGCCGTGGTGCCACCGAGGACGCCGGTGGCGTACAGCATCCCTACCGAAAGGGCGGCGAGGGCTCGGAAGAGTCGGTCGAGGGATCCCATGTTGTGCGTCATGACGGGAGCGTGGATCGGAGAGGGACCGGGGAGAGCCGCATGATTGGGCAAGCGCGGCGTTGTGAGTGATTGATCACTCATTTCTGGCACCAGTGCCCAACCGGGAAGTTCCAGTGGAGACGTGCTGGTTGTTCGACACGCCGCTTGGCACGAGTACGTCCTGCTGTATTTGAACTCCCCGCGAACCGCCGAACTTGCAGGGGTGGCTGTCATAGACCTATTGTGAGTGATTACTCACTCATGACCCCTGGCTTGAGAGTGATGGCCGACTGCAGTGCCCAGCGCACGATCAAGATTCCTCTAGCATTCACCAGCCTCCCACAGACGGGGCGTTTTTCCGTTCGCCTCCACCCATGACCAAGCGAGACGACATTTGCGAGGCCGCCCTCACCCTCTTTGCCGAGAACGGCATCGAGGCCACTACGACTCGTGAAATTGCGGAGCACGCCGGGGCGGCCGAAGGCACGCTCTACCGCCATTTTGACGGAAAGGCCGACCTTGCTCAGTGGCTCTACCGGCGCTGCCTGAGTCAGCTTCGCGACACCCTCACGGACGCCGACGAGGAAACGTCCACCCCGACCGAGCGGCTGGAGGCCCTCGTGCGCGGGGTGTTCGATTTTTATTCCTCCCGGCCCGCTTCGTGCACCTACTTGCTCTCGGCCCGGAAGTCGGGCGTCGTGGGCACGAACGGGAATGACGCTCCACCCTCCCCGATCCGGCTGTTTGCCAGTGTGCTCGACGAGGGTACGCAACAGGGCGTCTTTCGGGAGACGTCTTCCCTTCTCGTCGCCGGGTGGATTCTCGCGATGGTTCAGCGTACTGTCCTCTTCTTAAAGACCGATACCCTTCCTTTGCGCACACAGGACGCGATCGACCAGACAGTCGATGCGGCCCGCCGACTGGCGATGGGCCGACCAGGCTGACCCAACAGGTGTACCACACCAATTTCTCCACCACAAACCCGCCTAGTTATATATGTATCTCTCAGTTGTGAGCGAACGATCACTCACATCCGGGTGTCGAGCCGGGGGTGTGCCGTGGATGTTGATGCTCGGCATGGTTGTGCTTCTCCCTGTTCGTGGGATAGCGCAGCCGGCGCCAGCCGCCGACGAGGACACATCCGCCGTTTTGTCTCTGTCGCTGGACGAGACGCTGGCCCGGGCGCAGGAGGAGAGCTTCCCGGGCCGTTCGGCAGACGCGACCCGCCGCGCCGCAACGGCCCGCAAGCGGCAGTCGCTCGGCGTCTTTCTTCCCCGGATCACTGCACGCGAGCAGGGGCTCTTCACGACCGACCCCGTCAATGCCTTCGGCAGCAAGCTGCGACAAGAGCGCTTTACACAGCAGGACTTTCAGGTAGGTGCCCTCAACACACCGGACCGTGTGGACCAGTTCGGCACGAAGTTGGAGGTCGAGCAGCCGATTCTGAACCTCGACGGCATCTTTGAGCGGCGCGCAGCGTCCGACGCGGCCCGCGCCGCCGGCCACCAGGCCGAGCGCACGGAGGCCGTCGTCGCGTTCCGGGTGAAGAAGGGCTACTACGGGCTGCTGCTGGCCGAACGGCGGGTGGGCGTGATCGACTCGGCCCTCGCCGCCGCCCGTGCCAACCGTGATCAGGCACAGGCCCTCTTCGACGAGGGCGTCATCAACCAGGCCGACCGGCTGGCGGCCGCGGTGCGCGTTTCAGAATTGGAAAGCCAGCGCAGCGAGGCGGTCGCCCGACGCGACAACGCTGCCGATCGATTGCGGCTTCTCATTGGGCTGGAAGACGCCGTGCGCATCGCGCCCACCGACTCGCTAACGCGCGAATCCGCCCTGGTGGGCGACGTGTCGCTCGAGGCCGTCAACCAGCGACGCTCCGACATGCAAGCCCTGCGCGCACAGGCCGAGGCGGCCCGTGAGAAGACCCGGTCCCGGTGGCTTGCCTTCGTGCCCACCCTGAACGCTCGCGGCACTACGGGCTGGTACGACGACACGCCCCTCGGCACCAATGGACAGAGCTGGACGGCCGGCGTCTCGCTGTCGTGGAGCCTGTTCGAGGGGTTCCAGCAAATTGGGCAGGCCCAGGAGGCCGAGGCGCAGCGGCAACGTGCAGAGATTGCCCTGGAGCAGCAGGCCCTTGAGAACGACGTCGAGATTACGTCTGCTCGGCGCGACCTGCGGGCCGCCCAGGAGCGCATCGACCAGGCCCAGACGGCCGTGGCCCAGGCGGAAGAAAGCCTGCGCATCCGGGCCGACCGCTACGCTCAGGGTATGGCCCGCACCACGGATCTGCTCCAGGCCGAGGCCACCCTCGCCGAGCGACGCCTCGCCTACCTTCGGGCCCTCTACCAGCACAACATCACGG
This genomic interval from Salinibacter grassmerensis contains the following:
- a CDS encoding polyprenol monophosphomannose synthase — protein: MSDPSPSTSDAAPSDALVIVPTYNEADNISPVIEQVLEQSPPLSVLVVDDNSTDGTADLVRSKKTDAPDRVHLIERSGKLGLGTAYLRGFRYALAQDYTYICEMDADLSHDPNDLPRLIAPVREGEVDLAIGSRYVEGVRVINWPLSRLVLSYGAGVYTRAITRLPLLDVTAGFKCFHRRVLETLPLDHVNSDGYAFQVEMHYRTWRAGFQFKEVPVVFTERTEGQSKMRREIVAEAALKVWELRLQDLLGRL
- the icd gene encoding isocitrate dehydrogenase (NADP(+)), encoding MSTSGERITREGDALHVPDVPVIPYIEGDGVGADIWAATRPVFDAAVETAYDGERAVEWTEVLAGEKAKEHTGELLPENTVETIREHRVAIKGPLTTPVGAGFRSLNVALRQKLDLYANVRPTYYIDGVPSPMKNPEQMDMVTFRENTEDVYAGIEWEAETEGAEQVRAFVEEQMGFDDTIHDGPVGIGIKPITEFGTKRLVREAIDYALESDGHQFVTLVHKGNIMKFTEGAFRDWGYEVAESEYGDEVITEDTLWEERDGDPPEDAVVVNDRIADNMLQQVQTRTDQYDVLAMPNLNGDYLSDACGAQIGGLGVAPGANFGDAACLAEPVHGSANKYAGQDKVNPSALILSGRLMFEYMGWEEASEVILEGLAKTIQQKRVTYDFERNLEDAELLKCSEFGQAVVDNMG
- a CDS encoding NUDIX hydrolase, which encodes MAFSLSSLAPRLAERLGGPLPGHEAHLRMAPRYPARQADLSVDTRDCREAGVLVLLRPDDAAPCVVLTVRRDHLPDHAGQISFPGGRREPDESLSGTALREAEEEIDLSPASVDVLGALTPLFIPPSNFCVHPFVGHAPSTASLRPTDAEVGRILRVPLAHLLDPATRTTETRPLNGADVDVPYYDVAGHTVWGATAMMLAEFLAVVRDATGAAE
- a CDS encoding NAD(P)/FAD-dependent oxidoreductase — protein: MDRSPMTEPLHIVLVGGGHAMLPSLAHAQDWTDAGIKVTLIDPQRWLYYSGMVPEHLGGVYAVDDIRVDLRRLAHRAGATHVTARATALDPEARVVTTDEGETIPYDVLAIDVGGVNPALPDAAVGTKPIYRIRALSPHLKQVLDAPTETLGLTIVGGGAAGVEVALNITGRFAGAGRTADLSLTVVEQSGRILPGFPEGMRAYAARLLRERGATIRTATTVGQVRGADGDRTQVDMRTGTGEHDTVHPDAVLWSTGAVAPPLLRESGLSTDERGFLHTTRRLRTPTHPRIFAAGDCGTIPELNLDKVGVHAVKQGPDLRTNLDTTLRRLAEDGSAPVASALTAFRPYPVAPLVLSTGARRAIWTAGPLWMARSWFLRLKHWVDRRWIQRYAPEQWGAAGWRSLVAAEAASDPDGNE
- a CDS encoding YgaP family membrane protein produces the protein MTHNMGSLDRLFRALAALSVGMLYATGVLGGTTALVLGAGAVAFLLTSFVGTCPLYFPLGLSTRREQRS
- a CDS encoding TetR/AcrR family transcriptional regulator; its protein translation is MTKRDDICEAALTLFAENGIEATTTREIAEHAGAAEGTLYRHFDGKADLAQWLYRRCLSQLRDTLTDADEETSTPTERLEALVRGVFDFYSSRPASCTYLLSARKSGVVGTNGNDAPPSPIRLFASVLDEGTQQGVFRETSSLLVAGWILAMVQRTVLFLKTDTLPLRTQDAIDQTVDAARRLAMGRPG
- a CDS encoding TolC family protein is translated as MVVLLPVRGIAQPAPAADEDTSAVLSLSLDETLARAQEESFPGRSADATRRAATARKRQSLGVFLPRITAREQGLFTTDPVNAFGSKLRQERFTQQDFQVGALNTPDRVDQFGTKLEVEQPILNLDGIFERRAASDAARAAGHQAERTEAVVAFRVKKGYYGLLLAERRVGVIDSALAAARANRDQAQALFDEGVINQADRLAAAVRVSELESQRSEAVARRDNAADRLRLLIGLEDAVRIAPTDSLTRESALVGDVSLEAVNQRRSDMQALRAQAEAAREKTRSRWLAFVPTLNARGTTGWYDDTPLGTNGQSWTAGVSLSWSLFEGFQQIGQAQEAEAQRQRAEIALEQQALENDVEITSARRDLRAAQERIDQAQTAVAQAEESLRIRADRYAQGMARTTDLLQAEATLAERRLAYLRALYQHNITVYRLELLTEQSMTR